A segment of the Pseudomonas versuta genome:
TGGCGACTTCGTGACACACGTTGCTACCCCGAATACAAGGAAGACTCTATGCCCATGATCGCCAATGACCCCACTACCCAGCTTGCATTCTCTGTATATGAGAACAAGGGAGTCTACGCGTTACTCCTAGGCTCAGGAGTATCCCGCGCCGCCGGTATTCCGACCGGCTGGGAGATCACCATGGAGCTAGTCAAACGTGCCGGTATTGCCTCAGGTGTCGGCGAGCAAGAGGATTGGTATGCTTGGTATCGAGGTCAGACAGGAGAGCAGCCTAACTATTCCACGCTGCTGGAGACCTTAGCGGGCACGCAGAGCGAACGCAGAGCCATTGTGCAGAGCTTCCTGGAGCCTACAGCCCAAGAGCTGGAGGACGGTTTAAAAGTGCCCACCAGGGCTCATCGAGCTATCGCAGAAATGGTGCGTGCTGGACACGTGCGGGTCATCGTGACCACCAACTTCGACAGGCTGATGGAAAACGCACTGCGTGATGCAGGCATCGAGCCCACGATCGTGAGTTCGGTCGATACCCTGGCAGGAGCAGAACCGCTCACCCATTCCCAGTGCTTCATCCTCAAAATCCATGGCGATTACAAGGACGCCCGGATTCTAAATACGGATGTTGAACTGGGCGACTACCCCACTGAATTCAACGCTCTGCTCGACAGGATAATCGATGAGTTCGGGTTGATCGTCGCCGGCTGGTCAGGAGAATGGGATCACGCCCTGAGGGCTGCGTTTCTACGCGCCCCTTCCCGACGCTACCCAACCTACTGGCTCGCCCGAGGAGGTGTATCTGAGCGCGCCCAAGAATTGGTCGCACGACGCCGCGCTTCGGTGGTTAGTGGGACTGATGCGGATACGTTCTTCGATGCTCTTAACCTGAAGCTTGAGACCATTCAAAAATCCCGCCAGCCCAATCCGGCGAGCGTCGAGCTGATGATCGCCATGGCAAAACGCTTCATGGACCGGCCTGAACACAGAATCCAGCTCGACGACCTGGTCACGGCTCAAACTCGACAGAGTATTGCTGATTTTTCACCTCTATTTGCAGGACAGGGTGACGTGAGAGCCCAGGCGTTCAGTGATTGGATTCCAGAGTACGAGGCTATCGCAGAACCAATCGCACGCCTTGCTTCAGTGCTAGGCCGATGGGGCACAGGTGATGAGCTGAGTCTCGTACTGGATGCCGTTAAAGGGCTATATGCCGAAGCTCATAGGGAGCAGGCTGGCTATACCCACTGGCTCGCCCTGAAGAATTACCCAGCTACGTTGGTCGTTCTTGGCTATTCACTGGGCCTGACCCGTGCAAATCGCCTTGACGTTCTATATAGCCTGCTCAATTCAACCGTCATTAACCGCCGTGAGCAACCAGGATTGATTGGTTATGAGTTGTCACCGTTCTATTTAGAGGCCGGCAACGGACTGCTGGCGCACTGGAAAACCTTAGAGGATCAGAGCGACGCTCGTACACCGCTATCCAATCGCCTGGCCAGCCTCATTACCTGTAAATGGGCTCCCTCGTTCGCCGGAGTGCAGGATCCCGAGCTGCTGTACGAGCGTTTCGAGTTTCTGAACCTGCTGTTCTTCGCTCAAGCGAACGGCGTCAATGAAGAAGAGCTCAATAATCGAATACAGCAGAGTCAATTTCGAAACATCGCGATGGGCCGTCTGTCGTGGCACTCGGAGACAATCTCGCGCTTTGCTCAGGAATACTCTACGGCGGAGTTCAACGCACCCTTGCTTGCTGCCGGCTTTGCTTATGGCAGTGAGAGCTACCTCCAGCGATTCTTAGAAGGATTAGGCCGAATGAGCAGGTGGTAAAGGCGCTCCAAGGCTTCCCTAAATCCAGATCATGGATCACTGATCTCAGCGACCCGCAACCGTCAGGGTAAGCGTCTGCCGAACACATCTTGCGTGATCAAGCGGATGCCCACCTAATCGTGAGGTAGGAGTGTTCACCGTTCGCTTACACCTAAACTGCTTCCAGTACGTCCCTGGTAGCACTCCGATCATCTTGCTGAATGCCTGTGTAAAGGCGGCCTCCACTAGTGGCCGCAGGCATCGGCTGCACGACAGGTTGGCCTTGCTGCATACGTCAGGCTTGGCGCATGATCAAGATTACGTGGCCGAGCGAGATAACAGTCAGTTCTTGGAGGAGCTTGGAGAAGGCCGAGCGCGATAGGCCGGTCACGGAATACATGACTGGTCGGACTGCTGTGGGGGGAGCGGAAAAGAGGAAGTGCAGGGAGAGGGTTATATTGGCCAAGGGTGAGATCAGCCAATCCGTATAGTTTAGGACTGCTCAAAAGCCAGGGGGCAACATGATCAAGATCTTCGAAGACGATGATCCCGCATGGAAAATCCTCGTTCATGTTCTGGAACATGGGATTGCCGGTATTGCGGGCGGCAGAATGAGCACCCGCGACAAGTTGGAAGAAGTGAAGGAGAAGGGCCGGTCAGATCGGCACGACAATGTCGTTGCCCTTTCTACGGTTCATCATTTCTGGGGTGAGCTGGCATTCATCTATGATGAGCAAATCTATCGATATCAAGAGGCCAAACAACTGGTGGTCGAGGCCTACGACAAGCAGCTTGCCGCCAAGGGCATTTTCCATGATACCTATCCTGGCAGTTAACTAGGGCAGCTTTGCGCCTTGTGCGTGCGTTACCATCAGACGCTTGAAACTTTAGGGAACAGCGGCAGACATGGCGCGTTTATTTCAGATTATTTCTGACGATGGTAATCCAATCGACGCGCACTTCGGGATCGAGTCGGACGAGGTTGTATTCCACAGTCGTGGCGGTACCAAAGGTAAGGGCGCGATCAACTCCGAATATGCTCTGGGGCTTTCTGTTTTACTGGCCAGGCTGAAGCGGGCTTCGTTTGCAGTAGAACGCGTCTGGGTTGATAGCAGCCGCGTTCAAGGCATTCCCATTTCTCAGCGAACGATACTGACCTCGGAGGAGGGCCAGGTGCCTGTTGATCAGGTTGTGAAAGTCCTTTCCAGTCGAATGAAGGCCATTGGCCGATCGTCCTCTGAGTCCTCGGGAGGCAACTCCACTCGACGCATTAGGATGACGATATCTGGGGGCGATGTTCAGGCATTAAGTCTCGCGCTTGGTGGTATTCCTGTAGATAAAAATCTACGAAGCCTCGATCGGCTTCCGGTTGAAGTGCTTCGTGGAGTCACCGCCGAGCATATATGGCGTGCTGTTCAGGACCTGATCAGAGGAATTGATTCACCTGGCTTTGCTGAGTCAACCGATTACGACCTGATCGTTGATGAAAATCTCCGTTTGCCACCGAAGGCGGTATTTGGCTTAGCTGCTACACGCGCTTTGGGATTTCAGATACTGCCAAAACATTTCATCGCTGGCGTTAGCAGCGTCTGTTTTCAAATCCTGGAAGGTGCTGGCTTCCGTATAGTGCCCAAAGGTGCCTTGATAGCTGATCCCGCACTGCCAACACTGCATGAAGATCGAGTATGGACTGAGGGGCAGCCCAGGCTCGTAGCTCATCTACGGAAGGAGCGCGCCCCAGGTTTGTCGATTGCCAAGAAAGCTGAATTCAAGAAGAACCACGGACGACTCTATTGCGAGCGCTGCAAAATTGATCCGGTTGAAGCTTACGGCGCCGAAAACGGAGAGGCCTGCATCGAGGTACACCATCGGACCGTGCAGGTTGCGCAAATGGCGGCAGGGCATCTGACAAGCCTGGAGGATTTACAATGCCTCTGCGCGAATTGCCACCGGGTTGTACATCGTGAACTGAGTGTTGGAAAGGAGAATTAAATTTTCTGGGTTGGGAAGCTGCTTGTGGTCAGGGGCTGATAACCGGTCCCTGCCGGCACTTAGAGAGCTACTACGGGTTGGCAGAGATGACGGGAAAAGGTGCGCTCTCGGCCAATAGCAGTCATCGAGGCTGCCTAGCAGTGGCAACTAAGACGCCAAACCTCAGTCCGAGGAGGGTTTTACCGGCAAAAAGTGAACACCCGGAGGACTTTGGATTTCCCGGTTTGGATTGCAGTCATGCTAGCCGGATGGAATCCGACCCTCGACTATTTCGTCTCGCCAGTCCTTTCTGCGCCAAAAGCGCCCTCAGGCTATAAGCTAAGGCTTCAGTCCAGCCTGACGGCCCTCGAATGCACACACTATTTCAAGTAGACACAACGGATATAAAAGCCTTAAACGACGAGCAGGCGCGCGCGCTGATCGCAAGATTGTGTCGGGCTGAGATTCGCAAACACGGAGGCTCCGAGTCGGCCGTCACCTGGGGTGGCGATCAAAGAGCAAAAGATGGGGGAGTGGACGTAAGGGTAGAGATGAATC
Coding sequences within it:
- a CDS encoding HNH endonuclease → MARLFQIISDDGNPIDAHFGIESDEVVFHSRGGTKGKGAINSEYALGLSVLLARLKRASFAVERVWVDSSRVQGIPISQRTILTSEEGQVPVDQVVKVLSSRMKAIGRSSSESSGGNSTRRIRMTISGGDVQALSLALGGIPVDKNLRSLDRLPVEVLRGVTAEHIWRAVQDLIRGIDSPGFAESTDYDLIVDENLRLPPKAVFGLAATRALGFQILPKHFIAGVSSVCFQILEGAGFRIVPKGALIADPALPTLHEDRVWTEGQPRLVAHLRKERAPGLSIAKKAEFKKNHGRLYCERCKIDPVEAYGAENGEACIEVHHRTVQVAQMAAGHLTSLEDLQCLCANCHRVVHRELSVGKEN
- a CDS encoding SIR2 family protein, producing MPMIANDPTTQLAFSVYENKGVYALLLGSGVSRAAGIPTGWEITMELVKRAGIASGVGEQEDWYAWYRGQTGEQPNYSTLLETLAGTQSERRAIVQSFLEPTAQELEDGLKVPTRAHRAIAEMVRAGHVRVIVTTNFDRLMENALRDAGIEPTIVSSVDTLAGAEPLTHSQCFILKIHGDYKDARILNTDVELGDYPTEFNALLDRIIDEFGLIVAGWSGEWDHALRAAFLRAPSRRYPTYWLARGGVSERAQELVARRRASVVSGTDADTFFDALNLKLETIQKSRQPNPASVELMIAMAKRFMDRPEHRIQLDDLVTAQTRQSIADFSPLFAGQGDVRAQAFSDWIPEYEAIAEPIARLASVLGRWGTGDELSLVLDAVKGLYAEAHREQAGYTHWLALKNYPATLVVLGYSLGLTRANRLDVLYSLLNSTVINRREQPGLIGYELSPFYLEAGNGLLAHWKTLEDQSDARTPLSNRLASLITCKWAPSFAGVQDPELLYERFEFLNLLFFAQANGVNEEELNNRIQQSQFRNIAMGRLSWHSETISRFAQEYSTAEFNAPLLAAGFAYGSESYLQRFLEGLGRMSRW